The Streptomyces cyaneogriseus subsp. noncyanogenus region GTGGGCCTGGGGGTGCGCGCCTGCCAGGCCGGGCACCGGGTGCTCTTCGCGACCGCCGCCCAGTGGGCCGCACGGCTGGCGGAGGCGCGGGCGGCGGACCGGCTCGCCGAGGAGCTGGCCGCGCTCGACGCCTACCCGCTGCTCATCGTCGACGAGGTCGGGTACGTCCCCTTCGACGCGGACGCCTCCCGGCTGCTGTTCCAGCTGGTCGCCCACCGCTACGAGCGCGGCTCGCTGCTGGTGACCGGCGACCGGCCGCCCGCCCGCTTCGGGGAGGTCTTCGCCGGTCCGGCAGGGCCCGCGCTGGTGGACCGGCTGGTGCACCGCGCCGAGATCGTGCGGATCGAGGGGGACAGCTACCGGATGCGACGCGCTACTTCAGCGTGGGCAGACTGATGGTGTTGATCAGCGGCCCTTCGATGGTGATGCCCTCGCTGACCAGCGGATCCGCGGCGGCCGGCAGGGGGAGCGGCAGCGGCAGCACCGAGGCTGCCGCCGCGGCCACGGGGGAGAAGGCGGCGACGAGGACGGAGGACAGCAGGACGGCGCCGGTGGCGACGAGCGCGGCGCGGGTACGGGCGGGAAGCTTGTGACTCATGAGGGAACCAGGACCTTTCGCGGACGGTGAGCGCGGACGGTGAGCGGGCGTGCGCGCCGCGAGCGGGCCGGTACCGGGGTCGCCGGTACCGGCCCGAGGCGTCGGCGGGCGCGCCTCAGATCTGCGGTGTCTCCAGGACCAGCCCGGCGATGTCGATGCTGAAGGCGGCGGCCTGGCCGGCGAAGGCGCCGATCAGCACGGCGGTGGAGGTCAGGACGGTGGCGACACGGCGAACGGCACGCATGGCGTTTCCTCTCTGTTGCGCGTGAGCGGGCCCGTCTTCGCTCGCGTCTGCGCTCGCTCGGGGCCCGATCAGGACACCGGGTGGCTGCCCGGCGGCCCACACGGCGATGCGAAAGCCCCGCGAAGCTCGCCCAAGTGGGGGAAATCCCGGTGCGGCGCGCATGAAAGCGCCGGTACGCCCGAAAGGGGGCGACAGGCGGCACCGGGTTGCCTCAGCCGGTGTCGTCCGCCAGTTCGGCCACCCCCGTGATCCGGTGCAGCGGATAGGTGCGGACCTCGTCGGCGGTGTGGTCGTAGGCCGTGACGAAGCCGCCCTCCACGCGGACCGGCGCGATGACACGCTGGCTGGCGGCGCCCTCGGCGTTGACGTATCCGATCCACAGCGCCTCGCCGGTCAGCACCGCGGCCTGCACGGTGGCGAGGGTCTCGGCGGGGCTGGTGCGGGGCAGCTCGCCGGGGGCCGGGTCACCGGCGCCCGGGCTCGGCTTGCGCGGCGTGGTGGAGGCCAGGTCACCGGCCCGGATGGCGCGGATCGCGGCGCTCAGCAGCGTGTCGTCGGGGACCGGCGGACCGTCGGGGACCGGCTCCGGGGGTGTGCGCGGCGGGGTGCGGTGGGCGTCGGCGCGGGTGATCAGCACATCGCCCTCGGCGGACTCGGCGGCCGGGGCGAACCCCATCGCCCGCAGCCCCTCCAGCAGCGCTGCCGGGTCGGCCTGCGCGGCCAGCACGGTCGGCGCGAGGCGGCGCAGGCCCAGCCCGGCGGCCCGCCGGTCGGCGAGGATCTCGCTGAGCATCGCGTCGTCGTCGCAGCGCACGTACGCCGAGGCCGCGCCCACCCGCAGGTGCCCGTGCCGGCGGGCCACGTCGTCGATCAGGTACGCCAGCGGCTGCGGCACCGGCGTGCGGGAGTGCGCGGCGAGGAAGGCGTGCAGGTCGGCGGCGGTCCGCCCGGAGTCCAGCGCGCGCCGCACCGAACCGGGGGTGAACCGGTAGACGGTGGCCCCGCCCTTGGACTCGACGTCCGCGAAAACGCCCAGCAGGTCCGCGAGCGGCCTGCGCAGCGGCCCCGGCGCCACCGCCGTCAGGTCGGCCTGGAGCAGCACGTGGTCCAGCGGCTCGGGGAGCAGGGGCGCCAGGAGCCGGGCGGCGGCGGCCGTGCGGGCGGCCTGCTCGGCCGGGGAGGGGGACGCGGGCGCGGGCGGCGTGCGGTGGTGCACGGGCAGCTTGTCGCCCGGCCCGGCCGGTTCGGCCTCCGACGCGTGGCGCGCCTCGGGAGCGCCGATCAGCGCCCGCCCCGGCGCCGACAGCGCGCCGCGCCCGGTGACGCCCAGCAGTTCGGCCTCCGTCAGCGTCCAGCGCGCCAGCCGGGTCCGCAGGTCCTCCTCCCGGCGCTGGGGGCGCTCCCAGGCCAGCCGGGCCAGCACCGACTCCTCGGCCGGGGCGGCGCCCTCGGGCAGCCCCGCCAGCAGCGTCAGCACCCGGTGGCGCACCTCCGGCGCCGCCGAGCGGTCGAGTCCCGGGCCCAGCGCGGACAGGGCGCGGTCCTTGGCGTCCCGTCCGCCGACCAGTCCGGCGGTGCGGGTGGCCGCCAGCCAGGCCCCGGCCAGCCGCGCCCAGCGCTCGGCGGGGGGCAGCTCGCGCCACTCGTCGTAGGCGGGGGTCGCCGCGTACCGCTCGTCGGCCTCCCCGTCGGAGGCCAGCAGCCCGGCGGCGTAGGCGAGTTCGACCCAGAACGCGGCGACCGGCTCGGGCACGTCCAGGGCGACCGCGGTCCGCTTCAGGTCGCGGACGCTGAGCCCGCCGGCCCGCAGCACGGCGGGGCCGCCCTCGTCCCAGTCCTTCAACAGGTCCTCGACGGTCGCCAGCGCCGCCAGGGCCTGCCCGGCCGCGGTCGCGTCCACCACCTGCGGACGGTGGGTGGCGGCGGCCGTCACGGGCGGCGGCAGCGGCTCGGGCGCGCGGTGCGCCCGCCCGCCGCGCAGGTGCAGGGCGACCTCGCGGGGCAGGACGACCGTGCCGGGCGCGGTCGGCAGCAGCAGGCCGCGGTCGAGCAGCCAGCGCAGGTGCGGCGCGGGGTCGGCGGTGACCTGGCCGTAGGGCGGGCCCCAGGCCAGGCGCTCCAGTACGTCGCGGGAGGCGGCCGGGGCCCCGGCGAGCAGCTCCGCCATCCGGGCCCGGTCGGTGAACAGGGCGGTGAGCGCGGCGACGGCGGAGACGGAGTCGTGGGTGGAGGGCAGACCGGCGGCGGTGAGGAGTTCCTGGATGCGGCCGGGGGACATCCCCGCGGCGGCCTCCTGCGCGGTGGGGCCGAGCCCGGTCGGGGAGGGGTGCTGGGGGGAGGGCGCGAGGAGTTCCCGGGCCGTGCGCACCAGCCGCAGCCGGTCGTCGCCGCCCCACACCAGGGCCTGTTCGCGCAGGGAGGCGAGGGCGCGGGGCAGGGCGGCGGCGACGGCCGGGTCGGCCGTCTCGCCGGGGTCCCCGGCCATGAGTCCGAGCAGTTCGTCGTAGGTGGCCGGGTCCGCGGCGACGGCCAGGGCCTGGGCCGTCTGGAGCGCGAACCGGTCCAGCCGCTCCAGGGCCCGCACCACCGAGGCGCGGGTGCCGGCCCGGGTGGCGAGCTGGGTGAGGTCCGTGGGGACGGGGGTGATGAGATCGGGGCGGCTGCGCAGGAGGGCGGCCAGGGAGGCGTCGTCGCGGGCGCGCAGGGCCTCCGCCAGGGACCGCGGGGCTGCCGGCTTCTCCTCGGTGCTCATCCGGCCAACGTTAGCGGGTCCCCTTCGCCGGGTGGACCGGTCGCGGAGGGGCGAGCCCCGCCCGGCGGGCGCGGGCCCGCCCGGGACACGCGGTACGGTCGTCCGACGAGGCATCACCCACCGCACGCCCCGGAGGGATCCGTGGGGATCGAGAGCGATCAGGTCGTCTACGAGTATCTGAGCCGCGTCGGCGACGTGGCGCAGCAGCGGCAGTTGCCGTCGGCCGCCCGCATGCGGCTGGTCGCCGAACTGCGCAACGAGATCGACCGGCGGCGGTCGAAGGCGGTCGTGGACAGTCCGGCCGCCGTGCGCCGCATCCTGGACCGGATGGGCAGCCCCGACGAGATCGTGGAGGCCGCGGGCGGCGGTGGCGCCGGAGTCCCGCAGGAGCCCGCCGCCGCGGTGCCGCCCCAACGCGCCGGCGCGACCGGCGCCACCGGTACCACCGGCGGGGACGGTACGGACGGTGCGCGCGGCGCGGACGACGGTGACGCGGCGCGCGGCGGGCGGCAGCGCAAGGGTCTGCGCCGGGTCGTACCGCGTCCCCGGTCCGCGGTGCCGCCCGCCGCGGCGCCGTCCCCGCCGCATCTGGCGAGCGCCCGGGAGCTCGGCAAGAGCGCGGAGCGGCCGGACTGGTGGCGGGTGGAGGACGGCGGGCCGTTCGACGTCGGGGACGGGGTGCCGGGCTTCGTCGGCGGGGTGGAGATCCCGGAGCTGCTCAAGTCCCCGCCGCCGAAGGAGGACGACGGGACCGGGGGGAAGGCGGCCGCGACCGCGCCGGCCGCGGAGAAGGCCGCGGAGAAGGCCGCACCCGCCGCGCCCGCCGTCCGGCGCCGCCGTCTGCCCCGGCTGTGGCCGGAGGGCGGCGTGGGCAGTCCGCTGCCGCTGCTCGCCGCCGCGCTGCTGGTGGCCGGTGCCGTGCTGGGCCATCTGGTGCCGCTGGCCCTCGGCTGGCTCATCGTCCACCTCTCCCGGCGGCTGAGCCCGGCCGAGACCAAGTGGGCGGTGCTGGGGCTGCCCGGGTCGGTCGCCGCGGCCTGGGCCGTGTGGCTGTGGGGCCGCGTGGACGGCCGCTGGGGCGAGCCGGTCGCCGAGGGGCGGCTGGGCGACGCCGTCGCCGGGTCGTGGCCGTGGGTACTGCGCGGCGCGGCCGTCGCGTCGGCGCTGTATCTGGTCTGGCGGGCCCGCCGCCCGCGGGGATGACGCCGGGGGCGGCGGGCCGCCCGGGTCACCCGGCCAGCTCGGCTTCCAGCTCGTCGAGGATCTGGTGGGCGGCGGTGTAGCCCATGCCCATGAACCACAGGTCGTCGTCGACGTGGAAGGCGCGGCCCGCCTCGACGGCCTTCATGTTCTTCCACAGCGCGCTCTTGACGGCCTTGGACTCCCCGGACTTGGCGGCGTCCCCGAAGGACGTGTAGAAGACCGCGTCGGCGTCGGCCTGGTCGACCTGCTCGGGGCTGACCTCGTACGCGAAGCCGTCCTCGGCCTTGTCCACGACGGCGGGGCGGCCCACCCCGGCGTCCGCCAGGACCGTGCCGATGTAGCTCTTGCGGCCGTACAGGCGCATGTCGCCGCCCTCGATGAAGCGGGCCGCGCTGACGGTGGTGGCGGCCGCCTTCTCCTTGCCGCCGAGCGCCTCGACGACCTCCGCGGCGTGCCGGGCGTAGTCGGCGACGACCTTCTTGCCCTCGGCCTCCTTGCCCAGGGCCTCGGCGTGCACCAGGAAGTTCTCCTTCCAGGGGTAGCCGGTGGTCTCGGTGAAGACGGTGGGGGCGATCTTCGACAGCTCGTCGTAGCGGTCGGCGTCGCGCACCTTGCTGCTGAGGATCAGGTCCGGCTTCAGCGAGGCGATCTTCTCCAGGTTGGGCGCGGCGATGTTGCCGACGTTCGCGATGCCCTCGGTCTTCTCCTTCGGCAGGTAGCCGGGGAAGCCGTCGGCGACGTCGGCGTGGGTGGCGCCGACCGGCTTGACGCCGAGCGTGATCGCGGAGTCCAGCTCGCCGGTGTCCAGGACGACGACCCGCTGCGGGGCGTCGGGCACCTTCACGTCGCCCATGACGGTCTTGACGGTGCGCGTGCCGCCGTCACCGGCGGCCTTCCCGGCGCCGTCGTCCGAGTCCGCGCCCGAGCCGCAGGCGGCGAGGGCGAGCGCGCCCGCGAGGGCGGCGGCGGTCGCGTACGCCGTACGGCGGCGGCGCGCGGGCCTGGCAGTGGAGGTCATGCGGGTTTCCTTTCGTTGCGTACGCCGAGCGGGCCGCGGGGATCGCCGGGAGGCGAGCGGGGGAGTCCGGCGGCTCATGTGCGTACGGGGGACGGCACGGAGTCCGTGGGGGGCGTCTCGGGGGGCGGGGACGGCGTCCAGGGGCGGCCGGGCACGACGAGCGGGCCGCCGGTGACCGGGTCGGGCACCACCACGCAGTCCAGGCCGAACACCTCGCGCACCAGGTCGGCGGTGACGACGTCGGCGGGCGGCCCCTGGGCGGCGATCCGGCCCTCCTTCATGGCGACGAGGTGCCCGGCGTAGCGGGCGGCCTGGTTGAGGTCGTGCAGGACGGTCACGACCGTGCGGCCCTTGTCGTGGTTCAGCTCCCGCACCAGGTCCAGCACCTCGACCTGGTGGGCGATGTCCAGATACGTCGTCGGCTCGTCCAGCAGCAGGAGGTCGGTCTCCTGGGCGAGCGCCATCGCGATCCACACGCGCTGGCGCTGCCCGCCCGACAGCTCGTCCACCGGGCGCCCGGCGAGCGCGGCCACGTCCGTGCGCTCCATCGCCTCGGTCACCGCCCGCTCGTCCTCGTCCGACCACTGCCGCCACCACCGCTGGTGCGGCTGGCGCCCGCGCGCCACCAGATCGGCGACGGTGATCGCCTCGGGGGCGACCGGCGTCTGCGGCAGCAGGCCGATCCGCCGGGCGATCTGCCGGGTCGGCAGCTCGGCCAGGGCCCGCCCGTCCAGCAGGACGGCCCCGCCCTGCGGCCTGAGCAGCCGGCCCAGGGCGCGCAGGGTCGTCGACTTGCCGCACGCGTTGGGGCCGACGATCACCGTGACCTCGCCGTCGGGGATATCGAGGTCGAGGTCGCGCACCACCGTGCGGTCGTCGTAGCCGAGCGTCAGGGCGCGGGCGGCGAGCCTGGTCATCGGATGCCTCCGGAGGCGGTCGCGGGCGGTGGGGTCATCGGGCGGCTCCGCTCCGGCCGCGGACGATCAGCCAGATCAGGTACGGCGCTCCCACGGCCGCCGTCAGCACGCCCACCGGAAGCTCGGTGGGCGCGAACAGGCGGCGGGCCAGCAGATCGCCGAGGACGACGACGAGCGCGCCGAGCAGCGCCGAGCACACCAGGGGGATCTGCGCGGTGCGGGTGAGCCGGCGGGCGGTCTGCGGGGCGAGCAGTGCCACGAAGTCGACCGGTCCGGCCGCGCCGGTGGCCAGGGAGGCCAGCACGATCCCGAGCAGCGCGAGCCCGAACCGCAGACGCCCCAGGCGCACGCCGAGCGCGGTCGCCGTGGCGTCGTCGAGCCCGGCGGAGCGCTGGGCCCGCGCCGCCCACGCCAGCGCCGGAAGCAGCGCGAGCAGCGCCCAGCCGAGCGGGGCGGCGGCGTCCCAGCCGCGCCCGTTGAGCGACCCGGCCATCCACACCTGGGCCTGCTGGGCGACGACGTACTCGCCCTTGGTCAGGAACAGCGTGGTGACCGACCGCAGGGCGACGGCGACGCCGATGCCGATGACGACGAACCGGGCCGCGTGCAGCCCGCCGCGCCAGGCCATCAGGTACACCAGCAGCGCGGCGACCAGACCGCCCGCGACCGACAGGTACGGCAGCACCGCGTACGAGGTGACGCCGAAGGTCAGCGCGCCGACGGTGACCGCGCTCGCGCCCTGGCTGATACCGATCACGTCGGGGCTGGCCAGCGGATTGCGCACGACGGTCTGGATGAGCGCCCCCGCCGCGCCGAAGGCGGCCCCCACCAGCAGTCCCACCACCAGCCGGGGCGCCCGCAGGGTGCCCACGACCAGCTCGTCGGGTGACGGCCGCCCGAGGATCACGTCCAGTGCCGAGCCGGGCGGCACGAACGACTCGCCCACGCACAGGTACGCCACGCAGGCCGCCGCGAGGACCAGCGCGAGGACACCGGCGGCCACCGTCGCGCGCCGGTGCAGCAGGAACGCGGCCGGGCCCGCGCGCAGCACGGTGTACCCGGCCGGGCGTATCGGACGGGCGAGGGCGCCGGGGACGCCGGGGAGGCCGCTCACGCGGGCACCGCCTTCCGGCGCACCAGCAGGACGAGGAAGGGGACGCCGATCAGCGCGGTGGTCACACCCGCCGGGACCTCGCCCGGCGGGAAGACGATCCGCCCGGCGACGTCGGAGACGAGCAGCAGCACCGGCCCGAGGAGCGCGGCCAGCGGCAGCACCCAGCGGTGGTCGCCGCCGACGACGGCCCGCGCGATGTGCGGCACGGCCAGTCCGACGAAGGCGATGGGCCCGGCGGCGGCCACCCCGGCGCCGGTGAGGATCGTGGCGCCGAGGCCGCCGGCGATCCGTACGGCGGCGACCCGCCGGCCCAGGCCCCGGGCCACGTCGTCGCCGAGGGCCAGCGCGTCCAGGCCGCGCGCCACCGACACGACGAGCACGCCGCCCACCAGCACGAACGGCCAGATCTGGCCGACGATCGCGGCGTCCCGCCCGGAGAGCGAGCCGACCTGCCAGAACCGGAACTCGTCGAGCGCGGCGGCCTTCGTGGTGAGCACGGCGGTGACGACCGCGACCAGCAGGGCGTTGATCGCGGCCCCGCCGAGCGCCAGCTTCACCGGCGTCGCCCCGCCGCGCCCCCCGGAGGCGATGGCGTACACCGCGACCGAGGCGAGCGCGGCCCCGGCGAAGGCGAACCACACGTACCCGGCGAGCGTGTGCACTCCGGCGTAGGCGATGGCCAGCACCACACCGACCGAGGCGCCCTGGCTGACGCCGAGGATGCCGGGGTCGGCGACGGGGTTGCGGGTGATGCCCTGGAGCACGGTCCCCGCCAGGGCGAGTGCGGCGCCGACGAGCACCCCGGTCAGGGTGCGCGGCAGCCGCAGTTCGCGGACGACCTCGGCGGCCTCGCCGTGGCCCCCGTGCAGGAGGGCGTCGAGGACCGCCGCCGGGGCCAGCGGGCGGGCACCGACGGCCAGGCTGAGCAGTACCGCGACCCCCAGGGCCAGGATTGCCGCCGGGATCGCGACGGCACGTCTGGCTCGCATGGGCGAAGCTCTCCTTCGACGGGGGTGGGCCGCAAAAATCAGGTAAGGCTTCGCTAAGTTTAGGCCAAAGTCGTATACACGCTGCACCCCGGTCGTGCACAGCCTGTGCACGCGACCGGGGCGGGTCCCGGCACAATGGAGCGCATGGCCTCCACGACCCGTACCGCCCCGACCGTCGGCTTCGATCTCGACATGACGCTGATCGACTCCCGCCCCGGCATCCACGCCTGCTACACGGAGCTGTCGGCGCGGACGGGCACCCATGTCGACGCCGACCTGGCGGTGACGCGGCTAGGGCCGCCCCTGGAGCAGGAGCTGGCCCACTGGTTCCCGGCGGAGCGGGTGGCCGCCACGGCCGACCTGTACCGGTCGCTGTATCCGGCGACCGCCATCGCGGCCACGCCCGCGCTGGCCGGCGCCCGCGAGGCCGTCGCCGCGGTCCGGGCGGCCGGCGGGCGGGCGATCGTCGTCACCGCCAAGTACGAGCCCAACGCCAAGCTGCACCTGGAGCACCTCGGCATCGAGCCGGACGCGGTCATCGGCGACCTGTGGGCCGAGCAGAAGGCGGTGGCGCTGCGCGAGCACGGCGCGAGCGTCTACGTCGGCGACCACCTGGGCGACATACGCGGGGCGCGCGCGGCCGGCGCCCACTCCGTCGCCGTGGCCACCGGCCCGTACGGCGTCGAGGAGCTGCGCGCGGCGGGCGCCGACACGGTCCTGGCGGACCTGACGGAGTTCCCGGCCTGGCTGGCGGCCTACCGGGAGGCGCCCGAAGGGCCGGCGGAGGCGGCGCGCGCCTGACGGCGGCCCGCCGCGATCGACCGGAGCACGCCCGCACCGGCGATGAGGAATCCGACCCCCATGAGCATGCTCAGTCCGAACATGTAGGTGGGAAAGGGAGTCGTCCCGAGGAACAACGGGGCCACGGTGACCACGGTGGCCACCGCCCCGATGAAGAAGACGACGGCCCCGGCGCGGATCAGCCCGTCACCGGGCGCGGCGGAATTCGATTGGGTTTTGTCACGCACCCGACCAGGGTAGTTCCCACCGCGAAGGAACGGCCGGGCGACGTCTTGTCACCGGCTTGAAGAGCATTAGCCTGGGTACCGGCGGGTCCCGACGGCCCGCCCGAGTGCTATCAAGGGCCGTTTTCGGCGGCCGTCGGCATTCATCAGTCAGCAGTTTTCCGACGAGTACGAGGACGAGGACGGACGTGCCCACCGGCAAGGTCAAGTGGTTCAACAGCGAGAAGGGCTTCGGCTTTCTCTCCCGCGACGACGGCGGTGACGTCTTCGTCCATTCCTCGGTCCTCCCCGCCGGAGTCGAGACCCTGAAGCCGGGCCAGCGCGTGGAGTTCGGCGTCGTCGCCGGGCAGCGCGGCGACCAGGCCCTGTCGCTCACGCTGCTGGAGCCGACCCCGTCGGTCGCCGCCGCCCAGCGCAAGAAGCCGGACGAGCTGGCCTCCATCGTGCAGGACCTGACGACCCTTCTCGAGAACATCACGCCGATGCTGGAGAAGGGCCGCTACCCCGAGAAGACCTCCGGCAAGAAGATCGCCGGGCTGCTGCGCGCCGTCGCCGACCAGCTCGACGTCTGAGCCGTTCTGTCCGGCTCCCCTAGGGGAAGGACAGCGCGCCGGGGCCGAGGGCCGGTACCAGGCCCTCGGCCGCCGCGCGGGTGAGCAGCCCCCGCACGGCCGCGTAGCCGTCCTCGCCGAGACCGGCGGTGAACTCGTTGACGTACAGCCCGATGTGCTGGTCGGCGACGGCCGGGTCCATCTCCTGGGCGTGCTCCATGACGTACGGGCGGGCGACCTCCGGGTCGTCCCACGCGGCGCGCACGGAGGCCCGGATGGAGTCGGCCAGCAGCGTCAGCGTCTCCTCGCCCAGCGACCGCTTGGCGATGATCGCGCCGAGCGGGATCGGCAGCCCGGTGGTGGCCTCCCAGTGCTCGCCCATGTCGGCGAGCTTGTGCAGCCCGTAGTTCTGGTAGGTGAAGCGCGCCTCGTGGATGACGAGGCCCGCGTCGACCTTGCCGTCCCGCACGGCCGGCATGATCTCGTGGAACGGCATCACCACGATCTCGCCGACCCCGCCGGGCACGGTGTCCGCGGCCCACAGCCGGAACAGCAGGTACGCCGTCGACCTCTCGCTCGGCACGGCCACCGTACGGCCGCTCAGGTCCGGACCGGCCTCGCGGGTGAGCACCAGCGGCCCGCAGCCCCGGCCCAGCGCGCCTCCGCAGGGCAGCAGCGCGTACTCGCGCAGGACGTACGGCAGCACCGCGTACGACACCTTCAGCACGTCGAACTCGCCGCGCTCGGCCATGCCGTTGGTGATGTCGATGTCGGCGAAGGTCACCTCCAGCGCGGGGGCGCCGGGGACGCGGCCGTGGGCGAGGGCGTCGAAGACGAAGGTGTCGTTCGGGCAGGGCGAGTACGCGATCCGCAGGGGCTCGCCGGCCGTGCGGGTCCCGCCGGTCGCGGACTGCTCACGAGTCGCGGAGGGCTGCGCGCCGGTCATCGGCTGCTCACTGGTCACGGGCTGCTCACTGGTCATGAGGGTTCCAACTCTCCAGGACGGGCGCCAGCTTCCCGAAGGCCCCCGCGAGGGCGGCGAGCGCGTCGGGGATGCGCCAGGCGGCCCGGTCGCGGGGGCCGACCGGGTTGGACACCGCGCGCAGCTCCAGGACGGGCACGCCGTGCGCGGCGGCGGCCTCGGCGACCCCGAAGCCCTCCATGGCCTCGGCCAGGGCGCGGGGATGGCGGGCACCGAGGGCGGCGGCCCGCTCGGCGGTGCCGGTCACGGTGGACACGGTCAGGACGGTGCCCGGGCGCGCGCCGGTGGCGGCGGCGACCTCACGGACGAGGTCCCCGGGCGGGCGGTGGGTGACGGTGCCGAAGCCCAGCTCGGTGACGGGCAGGAAGCCCTCGGCGGTCTCGGCGCCCAGGTCGGCGGCGGTGATCTCGTCGGCGACGACGAGGGAGCCGACCGGAGCGTGCGGCGCGAATCCGCCGCCGATGCCGGCCGAGACGACCAGCCCGTAGGGGGTGCCGGCGCAGGCGGCGGCGGTCAGCGCGGCGGCGGTGGAGGCGGCCGCGAGCGCGGGGCCGACCCCGGCGGCCAGCAGGTCCCAGCCGCCCGGGGCGCGGTGCAGCGTCACACCGGGCCGGGACACCTCCCGCACCGGGCCGGACGCGGCACGGGCCACCGCGTCCCGCTCGGCGGGGACCGCGGTGGCCACGAGGACGTTCAGCGGGGACGTGGTCAGTCGTCCTTCTTCTTCAGCCGGAAGTTCCACAGCCCGGTGGCCACGTCGCTGTTCTTCTTCCCGTCGCCGACCCTGACCGAGACCAGGGTGGTGTCGCCCTGCGCCCCGTACTGGGCGTTGAAGAACACGTTGGCCGGGATGGTCTGGTACGTCTTCTTGGTGTCGTCGAGCAGCGGCTGACCGTTCATCAGGATCGTCCAGCGCTGGTCGGCGACGTCCGGGTCCACGCCGAAGGCCACGTCGTCCCTGATGGGGTCGACCGAGATGGTCTCGATGTCGGTTTCCTTCAGGCAGTCCGTGAGGGCCTTGGTGGTGAGGGCCTTGTCCTCGCCACCGCAGGTGGCCTCGGCGCTGACCGAGGAGTCGCCGACCGTGATCGTCGACATGGGCGTCGGCTTGTCGCACGCCGACAGGACGAGCAGTCCGGCGGAAACGGCGCCGGCGGCGGCGACGGCGCGGCGGCGTCGCACAGCGGATTGCAACGTGGTCATGGGCGAA contains the following coding sequences:
- a CDS encoding FecCD family ABC transporter permease, which gives rise to MSGLPGVPGALARPIRPAGYTVLRAGPAAFLLHRRATVAAGVLALVLAAACVAYLCVGESFVPPGSALDVILGRPSPDELVVGTLRAPRLVVGLLVGAAFGAAGALIQTVVRNPLASPDVIGISQGASAVTVGALTFGVTSYAVLPYLSVAGGLVAALLVYLMAWRGGLHAARFVVIGIGVAVALRSVTTLFLTKGEYVVAQQAQVWMAGSLNGRGWDAAAPLGWALLALLPALAWAARAQRSAGLDDATATALGVRLGRLRFGLALLGIVLASLATGAAGPVDFVALLAPQTARRLTRTAQIPLVCSALLGALVVVLGDLLARRLFAPTELPVGVLTAAVGAPYLIWLIVRGRSGAAR
- a CDS encoding cold-shock protein, with the protein product MPTGKVKWFNSEKGFGFLSRDDGGDVFVHSSVLPAGVETLKPGQRVEFGVVAGQRGDQALSLTLLEPTPSVAAAQRKKPDELASIVQDLTTLLENITPMLEKGRYPEKTSGKKIAGLLRAVADQLDV
- a CDS encoding FecCD family ABC transporter permease, coding for MRARRAVAIPAAILALGVAVLLSLAVGARPLAPAAVLDALLHGGHGEAAEVVRELRLPRTLTGVLVGAALALAGTVLQGITRNPVADPGILGVSQGASVGVVLAIAYAGVHTLAGYVWFAFAGAALASVAVYAIASGGRGGATPVKLALGGAAINALLVAVVTAVLTTKAAALDEFRFWQVGSLSGRDAAIVGQIWPFVLVGGVLVVSVARGLDALALGDDVARGLGRRVAAVRIAGGLGATILTGAGVAAAGPIAFVGLAVPHIARAVVGGDHRWVLPLAALLGPVLLLVSDVAGRIVFPPGEVPAGVTTALIGVPFLVLLVRRKAVPA
- a CDS encoding ABC transporter substrate-binding protein; the encoded protein is MTSTARPARRRRTAYATAAALAGALALAACGSGADSDDGAGKAAGDGGTRTVKTVMGDVKVPDAPQRVVVLDTGELDSAITLGVKPVGATHADVADGFPGYLPKEKTEGIANVGNIAAPNLEKIASLKPDLILSSKVRDADRYDELSKIAPTVFTETTGYPWKENFLVHAEALGKEAEGKKVVADYARHAAEVVEALGGKEKAAATTVSAARFIEGGDMRLYGRKSYIGTVLADAGVGRPAVVDKAEDGFAYEVSPEQVDQADADAVFYTSFGDAAKSGESKAVKSALWKNMKAVEAGRAFHVDDDLWFMGMGYTAAHQILDELEAELAG
- a CDS encoding 1,4-dihydroxy-6-naphthoate synthase, producing the protein MTGAQPSATREQSATGGTRTAGEPLRIAYSPCPNDTFVFDALAHGRVPGAPALEVTFADIDITNGMAERGEFDVLKVSYAVLPYVLREYALLPCGGALGRGCGPLVLTREAGPDLSGRTVAVPSERSTAYLLFRLWAADTVPGGVGEIVVMPFHEIMPAVRDGKVDAGLVIHEARFTYQNYGLHKLADMGEHWEATTGLPIPLGAIIAKRSLGEETLTLLADSIRASVRAAWDDPEVARPYVMEHAQEMDPAVADQHIGLYVNEFTAGLGEDGYAAVRGLLTRAAAEGLVPALGPGALSFP
- a CDS encoding ABC transporter ATP-binding protein, yielding MTRLAARALTLGYDDRTVVRDLDLDIPDGEVTVIVGPNACGKSTTLRALGRLLRPQGGAVLLDGRALAELPTRQIARRIGLLPQTPVAPEAITVADLVARGRQPHQRWWRQWSDEDERAVTEAMERTDVAALAGRPVDELSGGQRQRVWIAMALAQETDLLLLDEPTTYLDIAHQVEVLDLVRELNHDKGRTVVTVLHDLNQAARYAGHLVAMKEGRIAAQGPPADVVTADLVREVFGLDCVVVPDPVTGGPLVVPGRPWTPSPPPETPPTDSVPSPVRT
- a CDS encoding HAD family hydrolase, whose protein sequence is MASTTRTAPTVGFDLDMTLIDSRPGIHACYTELSARTGTHVDADLAVTRLGPPLEQELAHWFPAERVAATADLYRSLYPATAIAATPALAGAREAVAAVRAAGGRAIVVTAKYEPNAKLHLEHLGIEPDAVIGDLWAEQKAVALREHGASVYVGDHLGDIRGARAAGAHSVAVATGPYGVEELRAAGADTVLADLTEFPAWLAAYREAPEGPAEAARA
- a CDS encoding helicase C-terminal domain-containing protein, producing the protein MSTEEKPAAPRSLAEALRARDDASLAALLRSRPDLITPVPTDLTQLATRAGTRASVVRALERLDRFALQTAQALAVAADPATYDELLGLMAGDPGETADPAVAAALPRALASLREQALVWGGDDRLRLVRTARELLAPSPQHPSPTGLGPTAQEAAAGMSPGRIQELLTAAGLPSTHDSVSAVAALTALFTDRARMAELLAGAPAASRDVLERLAWGPPYGQVTADPAPHLRWLLDRGLLLPTAPGTVVLPREVALHLRGGRAHRAPEPLPPPVTAAATHRPQVVDATAAGQALAALATVEDLLKDWDEGGPAVLRAGGLSVRDLKRTAVALDVPEPVAAFWVELAYAAGLLASDGEADERYAATPAYDEWRELPPAERWARLAGAWLAATRTAGLVGGRDAKDRALSALGPGLDRSAAPEVRHRVLTLLAGLPEGAAPAEESVLARLAWERPQRREEDLRTRLARWTLTEAELLGVTGRGALSAPGRALIGAPEARHASEAEPAGPGDKLPVHHRTPPAPASPSPAEQAARTAAAARLLAPLLPEPLDHVLLQADLTAVAPGPLRRPLADLLGVFADVESKGGATVYRFTPGSVRRALDSGRTAADLHAFLAAHSRTPVPQPLAYLIDDVARRHGHLRVGAASAYVRCDDDAMLSEILADRRAAGLGLRRLAPTVLAAQADPAALLEGLRAMGFAPAAESAEGDVLITRADAHRTPPRTPPEPVPDGPPVPDDTLLSAAIRAIRAGDLASTTPRKPSPGAGDPAPGELPRTSPAETLATVQAAVLTGEALWIGYVNAEGAASQRVIAPVRVEGGFVTAYDHTADEVRTYPLHRITGVAELADDTG